The Pseudomonas parafulva genome window below encodes:
- the recC gene encoding exodeoxyribonuclease V subunit gamma, with the protein MATTTSLQPGFMIVQGNRLDELRSLVVSVMRNYPLAPLENEIALVQSNGIAQWLKLALAEDPEDDDQGGCGIAAAIDVQLPGSFMWQLYRRVLGRDQIPEVSLLDKAPLTWRLMRLLPALIERPHFEPLKRFLTDDTDLRKRYQLAERLADLFDQYQVYRADWLKDWASGHHVLNTARGERKPLADGNRWQAELWRALLDDVGAEGMAQSRAGVHQRFIERVDALEHAPPGLPARVMVFGISSLPAQTLEALAGLARFSQVLLCVHNPCRHHWGDIVADKDLLRHQYKRLQRKHSMPLQLDDEALHQHAHPLLAAWGKQGRDYINLLDSYDDPGSYRGVFSDGRIDLFSEAQPLTLLNQLQDDILELRPLSETRETWPAVNAASDRSIRFHVAHSPQREVEILHDQLLARFSNDPTLRPRDVIVMLPAIDDYAPHIRAVFGQLDRHDPRYIPFTLTDQGQRGRDPLLIALEHLLKLPDSRFAVSEILDLLDVPALRARFGIKQSDLPTLHRWIEGAGIRWGLSGEQRASLGLPEGLEQNSWRFGLRRMLLGYAVGVGEGCDGIEPFDEIGGLDAALIGPLVALLDALEVACQHLAEPASVQQWGARLHALLQVFFLAEEEHDELLLVELQDLRDTWLETCETVGLDEQLPLTVVREAWLSGLDQGKLSQRFLAGSVNFCTLMPMRAIPFRIVCLLGMNDGDYPRAQPPLDFDLMASDYRPGDRSRREDDRYLLLEALLSARDQLYVSWVGRSIRDNSERPASVLIGQLRDHLAAGWQLAGAEQGERDDSGQQLLHALTQEHPLQPFSQRYFQKDSPLFSYAHEWQVLHQPDQTAIPDTLVLPAYESEEPLTLTQLQDFLRHPVRHFFSQRLKVFFEALQAPTPDEEPFVLDALQRYSLSERLLDAALTATDDPEQALHSQARRLQACGLLPLAGFGESLQVELIQPLPDLLTRHRQLLQRWPRVVEGALPIRFERGALRLEGWLGRVYQGDGEDLLSITTVPNSLGAGRNSLKWHRLIPAWVMHLAACAVGYPLHTALVASDQTLLLAPLPTAQASDLLADLLVARQAGMNAPLPVAPKTAFAWLAQSDPDKAQAAAAKAYEGDGQNSFGERSESLALIRQFRDFAALTADETFEGWCEALYRPLFTAAWKTQDSPETAA; encoded by the coding sequence ATGGCCACCACCACCTCACTGCAACCCGGTTTCATGATCGTTCAGGGCAACCGCCTCGACGAGCTGCGCAGCCTGGTGGTGAGCGTCATGCGTAATTACCCGTTGGCTCCGCTGGAAAACGAAATCGCCCTGGTGCAGAGCAACGGCATCGCCCAATGGCTCAAGCTCGCATTGGCCGAAGACCCTGAAGACGATGACCAGGGCGGCTGCGGTATCGCGGCCGCGATCGATGTGCAGTTGCCCGGCAGTTTCATGTGGCAACTCTACCGTCGCGTGCTGGGCCGTGATCAGATTCCAGAAGTTTCGCTGCTCGACAAAGCCCCATTGACCTGGCGCCTGATGCGCCTGCTGCCGGCCCTGATCGAGCGCCCCCATTTCGAGCCGCTCAAACGCTTCCTCACTGACGACACGGACCTGCGCAAACGCTACCAGTTGGCTGAACGTCTGGCCGACCTGTTCGACCAATACCAGGTCTATCGCGCCGATTGGCTCAAAGACTGGGCCTCAGGCCACCACGTACTCAACACCGCCCGTGGCGAGCGCAAGCCTTTGGCGGACGGCAATCGCTGGCAGGCCGAATTGTGGCGGGCGCTGCTGGACGATGTCGGAGCAGAGGGCATGGCGCAAAGCCGCGCCGGTGTGCATCAGCGCTTCATCGAGCGAGTCGATGCCTTGGAGCACGCGCCCCCGGGATTGCCTGCGCGGGTGATGGTGTTCGGTATCTCATCGCTGCCCGCCCAAACCCTCGAAGCACTGGCCGGTCTGGCCCGCTTCAGCCAAGTGCTGCTGTGCGTACACAACCCCTGCCGCCACCACTGGGGCGACATCGTCGCCGACAAGGACCTGCTCCGGCATCAGTACAAGCGTCTGCAGCGTAAACACAGCATGCCGCTGCAACTGGACGATGAGGCGCTTCATCAGCACGCCCATCCCCTGTTGGCCGCCTGGGGCAAGCAAGGCCGTGACTACATCAACCTGCTCGACAGCTACGATGACCCTGGCAGCTACCGTGGTGTCTTCAGCGACGGCCGTATCGACTTGTTCAGCGAGGCGCAACCGCTGACGTTGCTCAATCAGTTGCAGGACGACATCCTCGAGTTGCGCCCGCTTTCGGAAACCCGCGAAACCTGGCCGGCCGTCAATGCCGCGAGCGACCGCTCGATTCGTTTTCACGTGGCGCACAGTCCGCAGCGCGAGGTCGAGATCCTGCACGATCAACTGCTCGCTCGGTTCAGCAACGACCCGACGCTGCGCCCACGCGATGTCATCGTCATGCTACCGGCCATCGACGACTATGCCCCGCATATCCGCGCCGTGTTCGGTCAACTCGACCGCCATGACCCGCGCTACATCCCCTTCACCCTCACCGACCAGGGCCAGCGTGGCCGCGATCCGCTGCTCATCGCCCTGGAGCACCTGCTCAAGCTGCCCGACAGCCGCTTTGCCGTCAGCGAGATCCTCGACCTGCTTGACGTGCCCGCGCTGCGCGCACGCTTCGGCATCAAGCAAAGCGACCTGCCGACCTTGCACCGCTGGATCGAAGGCGCAGGCATCCGTTGGGGCCTGAGCGGCGAGCAGCGAGCCAGCCTCGGCCTGCCGGAGGGGCTGGAACAGAACAGTTGGCGATTCGGCTTGCGGCGTATGCTGCTGGGCTATGCGGTAGGTGTCGGTGAAGGCTGTGACGGCATCGAGCCGTTCGATGAGATCGGCGGCCTCGATGCCGCCCTGATCGGTCCGCTGGTCGCCTTGCTGGATGCGTTGGAAGTGGCCTGCCAGCACCTCGCCGAACCTGCCAGCGTTCAGCAGTGGGGCGCGCGCCTGCATGCCCTGCTGCAGGTGTTCTTCCTGGCCGAGGAAGAACATGACGAACTGCTGCTGGTCGAGTTGCAGGACCTGCGCGACACCTGGCTGGAAACCTGCGAAACGGTCGGCTTGGACGAACAACTGCCCCTGACGGTCGTGCGCGAGGCCTGGTTGTCGGGTCTCGATCAAGGCAAGTTGTCGCAACGCTTCCTGGCTGGCTCGGTGAATTTCTGCACACTGATGCCCATGCGCGCCATTCCCTTCCGCATCGTCTGCCTGCTGGGCATGAACGACGGCGATTACCCGCGCGCCCAGCCGCCGTTGGATTTCGATCTGATGGCCAGCGACTACCGACCCGGCGATCGCTCACGACGCGAGGACGACCGCTACTTGCTGCTCGAAGCGCTGCTCTCGGCCCGCGATCAGCTGTATGTCAGTTGGGTCGGGCGCAGTATCCGCGACAACAGCGAGCGCCCGGCGTCGGTATTGATCGGTCAATTGCGCGATCACCTCGCCGCCGGCTGGCAGTTGGCCGGTGCCGAGCAGGGCGAACGCGACGATTCTGGTCAACAATTGCTGCACGCGCTCACCCAGGAACATCCGTTGCAGCCGTTCAGTCAGCGCTACTTCCAGAAGGACAGCCCGCTGTTCAGCTATGCCCACGAGTGGCAGGTGTTGCACCAGCCTGATCAAACAGCGATCCCGGACACCCTGGTACTGCCAGCGTACGAGAGCGAAGAGCCGCTGACCCTGACCCAGTTGCAGGACTTTCTCCGTCATCCGGTGAGGCATTTCTTCAGTCAGCGGCTCAAAGTGTTTTTCGAAGCCCTGCAAGCGCCCACTCCCGACGAAGAGCCCTTCGTGCTGGATGCCCTGCAGCGCTACAGCCTGAGCGAGCGCCTGCTCGATGCCGCACTGACCGCGACTGACGACCCGGAGCAGGCCTTGCATAGCCAAGCGCGGCGCTTGCAAGCCTGTGGGCTGCTGCCGTTGGCGGGCTTTGGCGAGTCGCTGCAGGTTGAACTGATCCAGCCACTGCCTGATTTGCTGACACGGCACCGCCAACTATTGCAGCGCTGGCCCCGCGTGGTCGAAGGTGCGCTGCCGATTCGTTTCGAGCGTGGCGCCCTGCGCCTGGAAGGTTGGTTGGGCCGTGTCTATCAAGGCGATGGCGAGGACTTGCTGAGCATTACCACCGTCCCGAACAGCCTCGGCGCCGGGCGCAACAGCCTTAAGTGGCATCGCTTGATCCCGGCGTGGGTCATGCACCTTGCCGCCTGCGCCGTGGGTTATCCACTGCACACCGCGCTGGTGGCCAGCGACCAGACCCTGCTGCTCGCGCCTCTGCCCACCGCCCAGGCCAGCGATCTGCTCGCCGACCTGCTGGTCGCGCGTCAAGCGGGCATGAATGCGCCCCTGCCGGTGGCGCCGAAAACCGCTTTCGCCTGGCTCGCTCAGTCAGACCCGGACAAAGCCCAGGCCGCTGCGGCGAAGGCCTACGAAGGCGATGGCCAGAACAGTTTCGGCGAGCGCAGCGAAAGCCTTGCGCTGATCCGTCAGTTCCGCGACTTCGCCGCACTCACGGCCGACGAAACCTTCGAAGGCTGGTGCGAAGCCCTGTATCGACCTCTGTTCACTGCCGCCTGGAAAACCCAGGACTCGCCGGAGACCGCCGCATGA